In Phenylobacterium hankyongense, the sequence CGGCTGCGGTCGAGTGGGTCAGCCGTCCGGCCGCGTCCATGAAGAAGCCGTTCGGGCCCTCGAAGCCGATCCCGTGGCCGCGGCGCACCAGCAGCAGCAGCAGGTCCATGGCCGCCGGGTCCCAGGCCGCCTTCAGGCTCTCCAGCGGCGGCGTCCCTTCCTCCAGCCACAGGGAGTCGATGTTGGCGACGATGATCGGCTCGTCGCCCAGCAGCGGCCGGGCGTGCCGGATGCCGCCGCCGGAGTCGAGCAGGCCGGCCCGCTCGTCGGAGATCAGGATCTCCAGGTCCCGGCGCTGGGCCAGGTGGGCTTCCAGCTGGTCGGCGAGGTGGTGGACGTTGACCACCGCCCGCTCGACGCCGGCGTCCTTCAGCTCATCCAGCACCCGGTCGATGAGGGCCCGGCCCGCCACCGGCGCCAGGGCCTTGGGCAGGCGATCGGTCAGCGGCCGCATGCGGGTGCCCAGCCCCGCCGCCAGCACCATCGCGGTCGTCGGCCCGGGCGTCACGTGCGCGCCTCGCGGGGCACGTAGCGGTCCATCCAGGCCTTCAGCTCCGCCAGCTGCGGGTCGGCCAGGCAGCGGTCGAGATAGCCCCAGAGCCTGGGCATGAAGGCGGCGTAGCGGGGCTTGCCGTCGCGGGTCACCAGGCGCGCGAAGACGCCCAGGATGCGCACGATGTTGAGCGCGCCCAGCGCATGGTAGTCGGCCAGGAACCGCGCCCGGTCGATGTCCGGCTTCAGCTCGAAATAGCGGGCCAGGGCCGCCGCCTCCAGGCTGGCGGAGACGTCGCGGCGTGCGTCGTGCAGCAGCATCGA encodes:
- a CDS encoding nucleotidyltransferase family protein, which encodes MTPGPTTAMVLAAGLGTRMRPLTDRLPKALAPVAGRALIDRVLDELKDAGVERAVVNVHHLADQLEAHLAQRRDLEILISDERAGLLDSGGGIRHARPLLGDEPIIVANIDSLWLEEGTPPLESLKAAWDPAAMDLLLLLVRRGHGIGFEGPNGFFMDAAGRLTHSTAAEPPTPYANVGFGILKPQILDGAPEGAFSILPTWHRLQAQGRLYGVAMDAFWMHVGDPAAREAAEARLT